The following is a genomic window from uncultured Draconibacterium sp..
GCAGTTGATTGGTTTGGGTGCAGAAGGTCGTAAGACTGTTTGTACTGGTGTTGAGATGTTCCGTAAGATTTTGGACGAAGGTCAGGCTGGTGATAACGTTGGTTTGTTGTTGCGTGGTGTTGACAAGAAAGAAATTAAACGTGGACAAATTTTGGCAAAACCTGGTTCAATCACTCCTCACAACAAATTTAAAGCTGAGGTTTACGTATTGAAAAAAGAAGAAGGTGGACGTCACACTCCATTCCATAACAAATACCGTCCTCAATTCTACTTGCGTACGCTTGACGTAACTGGCGAAATTCACCTGGAAGAAGGTCGCGAAATGGTTATGCCTGGTGATAACGTAACTATTGAAGTAGATTTGATTTACCCGGTAGCATTGAACTTAGGTCTTCGCTTCGCAATCCGCGAAGGTGGTCGTACAGTAGGTGCAGGTCAGATAACTGAAATTCTTTAATATTAAGATATAAAGAAAATAGATTTAATCCCGGGTTACGGCCCGGGATTAATTTCGGTTGAAACTCAATAATGGGAGTGGTTAGATAAACAGTAAGTTCGAACCTTACCTTCCGAGCAAATAAGTTACTAAATGAAACTAAAAGTATATATACAAGAGGCCTATGATGAACTGGTGCATAAAGTTACATGGCCAACTTGGAAAGAGCTACAAAGTAGCGCCTTGGTAGTAATGATTGCTTCCTTTATAATATCATTAGTTATTTTCGTTATGGATCTGTCTTTCAGAAACATAATGGATTTTATTTATGGATTATTTTATTAATCAAAACCCTTAAGGCTTTATGAGCGAAAATAGTAAAAAATGGTATGTTCTGCGTGCTATTGGTGGCAAAGAGAAGAAGGTTAAAGAATATATCGAGAACGAAATCGCGGTAGGAGACCTCAAAGGGTATGTAGATCAGGTTTTAATACCAACCGAAAAAGTTTATCAGATCCGAAATGGTAAAAAAATCAGTAAGGAGCGAAACTTTTTTCCGGGGTATGTTTTAATCGAAGCTGCTTTAGTGGGTGAGGTTACACACACATTAAGGAATTTTCCTAACGTAATCGGATTCTTAGGCGACACCAAAGGTGGAGATCCGGTGCCGATGCGGCAAAGCGAGGTAAACAGGATTTTGGGTCGAGTGGATGAATTAGCTGAAACCGACGAAGAAATCAATATCCCATATGTGGTAGGAGAAACTGTGAAAGTAATCGACGGACCATTCAACGGCTTTAACGGAACCATTGAAGAAATCAATGAGGAGAAGAAGAAGTTGCAGGTGATGGTGAAGATTTTTGGACGTAAAACTCCTTTGGAACTTAGCTTTATGCAAGTCGAAAAGGAATAGTAACGCTTTAATTTATTGTTATGGCGAAAGAAGTTGCTGGATTAATTAAATTACAGATCAAAGGTGGTGCAGCTAATCCTTCACCACCGGTGGGACCAGCATTGGGTGCCAAAGGGGTAAACATTATGCAGTTCTGTAAACAGTTTAATGGTCGTACACAAGACCAGGCAGGGAAAGTACTTCCTGTTATTATAACTGTTTATGCAGACAAGTCTTTTGACTTCATAATAAAACAACCTCCTGTGGCTGTTCAATTATTAGAAGTTGCGAAACTGAAAAGTGGTTCACCAGAACCTCACATTAAAAAAGTGGGTTCGGTAACTTGGGATCAGGTAAAGTCAATTGCCGAAGGCAAAATGGCTGACCTGAACTGCTTTACAGTGGAATCAGCGATGAAAATGGTAGCTGGAACTGCCAGAAGTATGGGAATCACTGTAAAAGGTGCTTCACCATTCAATAACTAAAAATATCTTTTACGATGGGCAGAATTACGAAAAATCAAAAAGCGTCTTTGGATAAACTCGAAAAAGGAAAAGCTTACTCTATCGATGAAGCAGCACAGCTGGTGAAAGAAATTACATTCACCAAATTTGATGCATCGGTTGATATTGACGTAAGACTTGGAGTTGATCCTAGAAAAGCTAACCAGATGGTTAGGGGCGTAGTTTCGTTACCCCATGGGACAGGTAAAGAGGTACGTGTTTTGGCAATGGTTACTCCTGACAAAGAGCAGGAAGCCAAAGATGCCGGAGCCGACTATGTAGGACTTGACGAGTATGTTGAGAAAATAAAAGGTGGTTGGACCGATGTAGATGTTATTATTACCATGCCTCCAGTAATGGGGAAAGTTGGGCAGTTAGGACGTATTTTAGGTCCTCGTGGCTTAATGCCAAACCCTAAAAGTGGTACAGTAACTATGGAAGTTGGAAAAGCTATCTCCGAAGTAAAACAGGGTAAGATTGATTTTAAAGTTGATAAATTTGGTATTGTTCATACTACAATCGGGAAAGTTTCTTTCACGGCTGATAAGATTAAAGACAATGCCGTTGAATTTCTTAACATGATCAATAAACTGAAGCCTGTTGCTGCAAAAGGAACCTACATTAAGAGTATCTATTTATCAAGCACCATGAGCCCTGGTATTCAAGTAGAAGCTAAGTCGTTTGCAGAATAAAAATGAGGAATTATGAAGAGTTCAGAGAAACAAGTTATTATTAATCAGTTACAAGAACAGATAGATTCATACGACCATTTTTACCTGACCGACATTGCCGGCTTAAATGCTGAAAATACCAGTGATTTAAGGAGACTATGTTTCAGCCAAGATGTAAAACTGGTTGTTGTTAAGAATACTCTACTACGAAAAGCTCTTGAGAACTCTGCTAAAGAGGCTGAAGAGATTTTTGATGCGCTTAAGGGAAACACCACAGTAATGTTTTCTTCAAACGGTAATGCACCGGCTAAATTGATTAAAGACTTCGCTAAAAAGCACAAAAAGCCTGTATTAAAGGCTGCTTATGTTGAAGAGTCAATTTACATGGGTGCCGACCAATTGGAGGCATTAATAGCCGTTAAATCTAAAAACGAGCTTATTGCTGATGTTGTTGCTCTGTTACAATCACCAATGAAAACTGTTCTCGGACAGTTGCAGTCTGGTGGTAATACAATTCACGGTGTTCTTGATACACTGAAAGCGAAAGAATAATTTTTTTGAAATAATATTTAAAAAGAAATAAAAATGGCAGATTTAAAACAGCTTGCAGAAGAGTTGGTAAACTTGACTGTTAAAGAGGTTAACGAATTAGCTGGTATTCTAAAAGACGAATATGGTATTGAACCAGCTGCTGCTGCAGTAGCAGTTGCAGGACCAGCTGCAGGTGGTGGCGAAGAGGCTGCTGCTGAACAAACTGAATTTGACGTGATCTTAAAAGCCGCAGGTGGATCAAAACTTGCAGTTGTTAAACTCGTTAAAGAACTAACTGGCCTTGGTCTGAAAGAAGCCAAAGCAGTTGTAGATGAAGCTCCAAAAGCGCTTAAAGAAAAAGTTTCGAAAGACGAAGCTGAAGCTTTAAAAGCACAGTTAGAAGAAGCTGGAGCTGAAGTTGAAGTAAAATAAGCAAAATGCCTATTTATAGGTAATACGGTTTAGAACCCTACGAAAGTTGGGTTCTAGACCTTTTTGTGTATTTATATTTTATATAATTAACCTGTATAAATGCATGTCAGTACAAGCAAAAAAAGAGAGGATTAATTTTTCCTCAACACAAACCAGGTTTGATTACCCTGACTTCTTAGAAGTACAAGTTAAATCATTTAAAGATTTTTTTCAGTTAAAAACCACACCTGACAAAAGGAAAGTCGAGGGTTTATACAGAGTTTTTGAAGAAAATTTTCCAATTTCGGATACTCGAAATAACTTCGTGTTGGAATTCATCGACTATCAAGTCGATCCTCCTCGATATTCAATAGACGAGTCTATTGAACGTGGTTTAACTTTTAGCGTGCCGTTAAAAGCAAAGCTGAAACTTTATTGTACCGATCCGGAACACGAAGATTTCGATACCGTGGTTCAGGACGTATATTTAGGAACTGTGCCATACATGACTAACAGAGGTACCTTTATTATCAATGGTGCCGAACGTGTTATTGTTTCTCAGCTGCACAGGTCTCCTGGTGTATTCTTTGGTCAAAGTTTACATGCCAACGGTACAAAACTATATTCTGCACGTATTATCCCTTTCAAAGGATCGTGGATTGAATTTGCTACCGACATCAACAGTGTGATGTTTGCGTACATCGACAGGAAAAAGAAATTACCTGTAACCACTTTATTGCGTGCTATTGGCTACGAGAGCGATAAAGATGTTCTTGAAATATTCGATCTGGCTGACGAAGTAAAAGTTTCGAAGTCAGGTTTAAAGAAAGTAATCGGTAGAAGACTGGCTGCCCGTGTTCTTAAATCGTGGGTAGAAGACTTTGTTGATGAAGATACCGGCGAAGTTGTATCGATCGAGCGTAACGAAGTAATAATTGATCGTGAAACAGACATTGAAGAAGATCACATTGAGGAAATTCTTGAATCAGGTGTAAAAACCATTCTGTTGCACAAAGAAGATCAAAATCAGCAAGATTTTGCTATCATTTACAACACGCTTCAAAAAGATCCATGTAACTCGGAAAAAGAAGCCGTTCTTCACATCTACCGTCAGTTGCGTAACGCAGAACCGCCCGATGAAGCTACTGCACGCGACGTTATTGATAAACTGTTCTTCTCGGATAAGAGATACGACCTTGGTGAGGTTGGTCGTTACAGAATCAATAAAAAATTAGGAATCGATGTGGACATGGAAAATCGTGTCCTTACAAAAGTCGACATCATTGAGATTATCAAAAACCTGATTCAGTTGGTAAACTCAAAAACCGATGTTGATGATATTGACCACTTAAGTAACCGTAGGGTACGTACGGTAGGCGAGCAAATGTATAACCAGTTTGGTGTAGGTTTGGCACGTATGGCACGTACAATTCGCGAGCGTATGAATGTTCGCGATAACGAGGTGTTTACTCCGATTGATTTGATTAACTCGAAAACATTGTCTTCGGTAATCAATTCATTCTTCGGAACAAACGCATTGTCGCAGTTTATGGATCAAACCAACCCGTTAGCTGAAATGACGCACAAACGTCGTATGTCAGCTTTAGGTCCTGGTGGTCTGTCGCGCGAACGTGCAGGTTTCGAGGTTCGTGACGTTCACTTTACCCACTACGGTCGTTTATGTCCGATTGAAACACCTGAAGGTCCAAACATTGGTTTGATCTCTTCTTTGTGTGTTTTCGCAAAAATTAACCCTCTAGGGTTTATTTCAACACCATA
Proteins encoded in this region:
- the rplA gene encoding 50S ribosomal protein L1 — protein: MGRITKNQKASLDKLEKGKAYSIDEAAQLVKEITFTKFDASVDIDVRLGVDPRKANQMVRGVVSLPHGTGKEVRVLAMVTPDKEQEAKDAGADYVGLDEYVEKIKGGWTDVDVIITMPPVMGKVGQLGRILGPRGLMPNPKSGTVTMEVGKAISEVKQGKIDFKVDKFGIVHTTIGKVSFTADKIKDNAVEFLNMINKLKPVAAKGTYIKSIYLSSTMSPGIQVEAKSFAE
- the rplK gene encoding 50S ribosomal protein L11 — encoded protein: MAKEVAGLIKLQIKGGAANPSPPVGPALGAKGVNIMQFCKQFNGRTQDQAGKVLPVIITVYADKSFDFIIKQPPVAVQLLEVAKLKSGSPEPHIKKVGSVTWDQVKSIAEGKMADLNCFTVESAMKMVAGTARSMGITVKGASPFNN
- the nusG gene encoding transcription termination/antitermination protein NusG; protein product: MSENSKKWYVLRAIGGKEKKVKEYIENEIAVGDLKGYVDQVLIPTEKVYQIRNGKKISKERNFFPGYVLIEAALVGEVTHTLRNFPNVIGFLGDTKGGDPVPMRQSEVNRILGRVDELAETDEEINIPYVVGETVKVIDGPFNGFNGTIEEINEEKKKLQVMVKIFGRKTPLELSFMQVEKE
- the rplL gene encoding 50S ribosomal protein L7/L12, with product MADLKQLAEELVNLTVKEVNELAGILKDEYGIEPAAAAVAVAGPAAGGGEEAAAEQTEFDVILKAAGGSKLAVVKLVKELTGLGLKEAKAVVDEAPKALKEKVSKDEAEALKAQLEEAGAEVEVK
- the secE gene encoding preprotein translocase subunit SecE encodes the protein MKLKVYIQEAYDELVHKVTWPTWKELQSSALVVMIASFIISLVIFVMDLSFRNIMDFIYGLFY
- the rplJ gene encoding 50S ribosomal protein L10; translation: MKSSEKQVIINQLQEQIDSYDHFYLTDIAGLNAENTSDLRRLCFSQDVKLVVVKNTLLRKALENSAKEAEEIFDALKGNTTVMFSSNGNAPAKLIKDFAKKHKKPVLKAAYVEESIYMGADQLEALIAVKSKNELIADVVALLQSPMKTVLGQLQSGGNTIHGVLDTLKAKE